DNA from Podarcis muralis chromosome 13, rPodMur119.hap1.1, whole genome shotgun sequence:
GTTATTGTATATGTATCTGATCCACATTCAAAAGATTCAGTCAGCAGAAAGTGGGATATTTGGCACCTAACTCCTTCAAATAGTCAAGCTCTTAAGAGAAATAGTGAATCAGTGGTATGAACAAACAATAATGACCTTGCAAACATAATTGCattgctaataataatagcacTAGTATTcacaaccatcatcatcatttgcgggctcatccccccccccaaaaaaatattactgACTCCTTTAGAACGTTGCTGCCTGCTACAATAACTAAACACCATCATCAGCAACAAAAACTTAAATGAGAGGGGTAACCGTCTCAACAGCGGTATTTCTGCTTCCTTCCATAGCAACATGAATGTGAAGAAGCAGAGCATGGATAATCAATCATCTTTTTCAGAATTTCTCCTCCTAGAATTCTCAGAAGTCCGGGAACTGCAAATTCTACATTCCATTATATTCCTGGTATTGTACTTGGCAACTGTCACAGGGAATCTTCTCATCATCTCTGCAGTAGCCTTTGACCACCACCTGCACacacccatgtacttcttcctaaTGAACTTGGCCATGCAGGACCTGGGACAAGTTTCAGTCATTAATCCCAAATCCATGCTCAATTCCCTCATGAATACCAGGTACATTTCCTACTCTGGGTGTGTTGCACAAGTACTATTGTTTATATCGTTTATGGCATCTGATTTCTTTCTTCTCACAGTCATGGCATATGATCGGTATGTTGCCATTTGCAAACCATTGCAGTATGGGGTGCTGATGAATAGGCAAGCCTATATTCAAATGATTAGCAGTGTATGGATCAGCAGCTTTTTCTATGGAGTGTTACACACTGGAGGTACCTTTGCATCCCCCTTTTGTTCCAATGAAGTCAATCAATTTTTTTGTGAAATCCCGCAGTTACTGAAGCTGGCCTGCACTGATTTGTATCTAGTGGAAATAGGAGTTCTTGTGTTAAGCGGTGTCATTGGAGTTGGCTGTTTTATCTTCATCATCATAACCTACGTGTACATCTTCAATGCCGTGCTGAAAATCCCCTCAACTGAAGGAAGGCGAAAGGCTTTCTCAACCTGCCTTCCCCATCTCATAGTTTATGCCCTATTTGTATTTACTGGATACTTTGCATACTTCAAGCCTACCTCTAATACCTCACCATATCTAGATTTGGCATTTACAGTGATGTATTCCATGGTTCCACCCTTGATGAATCCAGTAATCTATAGCATGAGAAATAAAGAGATTAAAAACGCTCTATCAAAGCTACTGCGTTTGCCTCACTCCTCTATGAAAAACTTTTCCAGTCTTATTTTATGAAGGATAATATCTGTATAGAGTATAACACTAATTATAGAAAACCTGAAATTCTATGAGGAAACTTTGAAGCAGCTAAATAGATTTAGCTTTGTTTTCTCAATTGATCTAGAAGGGATACATTGCTTATATTGCAAATTGTGAAAATTGGTGTGGTGGTTAAAATATCCGTCTTTGCCCTGCAGCCCTCTGCATGCTTTTTTTAATgatctttattggttttacagaTTTTACAAATTTGACCAtcataatacataatacatagcTTATTCCTTTTAACCTTAATACTTTAACTCTAAACAAGTTtgtacttccttccttccttctaggtTTCTCTATATTTTCTGTATATTTACGCATTTGTCATGCTTACATTCTATGTGTACTTAATACTATGGAATAATACTATTCAAAATTTAATTGAATATACATCCTTCAATTGTTGTAATATATTTGTTCAATGTTCTTAAATCCAAAATGAATGATTTTTAATAAACATTATAAGGTTTATTTCAGTCCCACGAGTGTCTATTTCCAAACCCTTCTAAAACTAGTAAATCGGTGTTATCCAATTTTATCCAATCACCCAACCATGTTATACAGGCAGCCTCATATTAAAGTTTAAGTCCCTCCACATGCTTTGGCTTCTAGCTCCCATCATAAGTGACTTTGGGCTATGCTGCCCAGGCCTTGGGTTAATTCAATAATCTACGGCCTTTAAAAgtgggtggggttgttgtttttgtctgttactctattgtgtatttttgtgtttttatattgtaaactgccctgtgatccgcagatgaaaggtggcatagaattgctgtggttgttgttttgcttaaTCTGAATTTTATTGTATTTCACTTAAGGTGTAATAACTTTAataagttgaatgaatgaattttctaTGGAAAAGTGAAGCAATGGGAATTACCGCTCACACCTTTAGCAGTGGGCGGGGTTCGCAACCCAGCTCAGGCTTCCTGTGCCAGGGTGATGCCCCTCTGCATGCAGGCCATCGTTCTACTCCCTCCCTGGCTAGCCAATCAGCTGCAGGCTGGGGGGTGGAGCAAGGGCCAGGTAAGAAGGGCTCCAACTGACCTTCCTCCCAGTCGGTCTTTGGAGTAAAGCAATGGGAAACATTTTAACCCACACTTACACCACTACACCTAATTGTGGTTCCCTATccaccactggacctaacggtcagggctacctttacctttaccctccaaaatgtccctattttcatcagaggaatgttggagggtatgtgttttCCCTGACTTTTGCCTGGCTCATGTTAATGGTTCAGAGTGTTTGTCCTGCTTGCACCTTTGATACAAGAATCAGCTCCTGGTGAACTATGTATAGCTCTTGATATAACATCTTTCTTGTCCATTGCAATGGAAGGCAAcagtctttctcttttttgtaatagtattttgttcttttttccataTCCAAAGTTACATTTATTACTCAACAATTATATTCCAATCCAGCAAAACTAGTGACTTCCCGCTCACCCAACATCAATGTTTATAACTCAGATTACATACAATTGCATTTTAAGGTTTCGTCTTATCTAATTTAATTCCCTCTAACATGTTTGTACATATATTCAGCTGTTTTATTACACTTCAGTGCCATCAATtctgccatctctgcatattccaagattttcatcaaccattcttccttcatttcatttctgctgCTATAGTCACATATATAAATATCATTGAGGGATTCCTTGGGATTTCATTGTCTAATATCCCTAACAGAAaggattcctgcccccccccccttaatttcaTTATGTCCCCAAAAGCCTTTGAAATGGCAACAGACTTCCTAACTCCAAATGTGCAGGGAGGATCAGATGAACACATTGCAAACTGACGGGAAAAATTGGAGTCACCATTAACCTGTAGAGGTACTCTGCTGCACAGGAACACTGAGGATTGCATTTTGCTTAAATTTATGacttagaaaccaggaagataagACTCCCTATGCCCAGCATTTCAGAAGTTCTCATCTTCATCCCAGCTTTAtcccacagaagcagcagaatAAATTGCATATTTCAAAAAACCATTTTCTCTTTAGTTTTGTTTATTGGCTGACAGCTcaaaggagaaacagaagggCAGTGATAAACACACAATCTGTATACAATCTTCATCCTCTGAATCTTGCCTGTCTGCAGAATAAGGCATAACCTTTCCTCTACCATCTACTGGTTATGTTCATCCCTTAACATTCCAGGGAGCTAGGATCACTTTCATCTCTATATTAGAGAGGATGGATGTATCAGTGATTGGTTGTGGCCTGCACTTGCTGACTTTGCAACAGACTGTCTAAAGTTGAACATATCTTTCTTGAATAAACAAATCTTTGGTTATTTCTAGGTGTGAGTTCTTTAGTGGATACAAGGGTTTACAATAAACAAAATAAGGCACATTTATGTCTCTACTCAAAATTCCTTGCAGAACTACTCATGTAGAGTTGACATGCAGGTGGGACTTGCTTTGATAGTTTCATTCTCACTTTAACCTATTATAGGCTCAGGTAGCTCCttttgtgattcaaggacccgccACCCACTTGAGGATGATCCGACGAAAACCAGCAATGCAATGAAGGGGGAATGCTGCTGTGGCGGCATTTGAGCagctaaaccccgcccccaagcaTCTACCTGATTGGTTGGCTGCCAGGGGGCATGGCGTGGCAGCTGGGACAGCTAGGCAGGGGCCAGAACGCCCCCTGCCAACGCGGGAAAtggctcctgctcacaactcctcccctctgtaagAAGGAGAGGCTTTACAAAAAGGTTTATAAAATGTGAAGAAACTCCATCTGGGTGCAGTGCAAAAGCATCAGGAACATTCAGACATACAGTTACTACCTATCCCACAAGTGCTGGTTTTAAGAGGCACTCTTTGCCAATGAGTGGTATTCCTCATGGTCATGATCACACCTGCCCAAAGCCAGAATTTCCAGCCTGAGTTAGACACCAGCCAGCAGCAGAGAGGCTCGGATTTCTCTAAGGCAGAGGAGAGCTGGCACCTGCCGACTCCCCCTCCTCTTGTTGAAACTAAAAGGAATGCAGATAAGAAAGTAGCTAGAAGCAGGCTGGAACAAGCCAAAGCTCTCAGGCAGGCAcaaagagcaagagagagagcttTTCTTCACCAGAAGAGGAGTTGGTTGACACACTGAGCCCAAGAAGCTGATGAATGGGAAGGGTTTTAGACAGaaaacaaaccaagaaacacAAGGTTCATATATTCTGCAGACACTGGAAGCATTCCTCAGAAGGGTCAACTTGGGTGTACTAATGGACTCTCGGTGAGAGGGCCCTGAGGATAATTGCTttgtttgcaataaatcttcaagtTAATTACTCTGGTGTACTGTGTTATTAAGTCAGCTGCCTGGACTCATTACACTCATTATTAACATTGATAGTTAGAGCTATCCATGTCAGAAGAATTTCATACAGATGGGTATATCTGATATAGCTGTTGTGGAATGATTAGTTCCCTTCATAGTTTTGATATTATTATGataaccaaaacaaacaaattagcaaAACTAAACAAAATGCAGTATTGTTTCTATACAGCCCTAATGCTGAGATGTGTTGAATTCCTGTGAGAGGAAATCTCTAGAAAGACAGGAGAATTATTAATAAGTGTCTTCCCCATGTTGATTCATGATTATTGTCATCATAAATCCAACTGCTGGAGGATTGCTATAAAATTGCAGGTATGGGTGGAGAAATATGCAGCCATTTAATTTCACTGGAGAAGCATACTGGAGAGAACcctatgaagaagaaaaaagtaagaTACCATTCTATATTTTTCAATTGCACTTACAATGAAAGTAATGTATTGGtcatccttcctttcttctttctccctAATTGTCATATTCTCTCCTACACAGATAGTCACTCTCTCCAGCAACTATCTACCTTTGTTCACAAATCTTGCATAACACAAAGTACCTCAGCATGTGTTGCATCTATTTTCTGGATATTTTCAGATACTTTCACACTAGGAAGTGAAGTGTAACTTGGATTACATGAATTTGCTATATTTTTTTAACACAGTGGTCTACAGTTGGCAACAGTAAAGtggatgaaaaataataataattataacaatcCTAAATAAAATAGAGGCTTGCTGGGATTTTACCAAGTATCTGTGCTTGATTAGAAATTAAGAGAAATTGTGATATGCATGACTGACATCAGCTTGGCAGcaggctcccctccccacatactcccagaaccaggagagggggAGCAAAGGCAGGCCACATGCAGGTGCAGCCTCCAATTGTTTtcaaaaagccctggagagaagAAGACAcagacagctgtggggaggcacgAACTTTCAGTGTGGGCAACAGATTTCATGTAGTCAGAACTACTGATTTCATGGAGTCAGTCATGAGCTGCTGCGGTCATTAGGCATGAAACTCAGATCTGTCTCACTAATAAAGAGATAACGCCAGCTTGAACTGTGTGATTTATTGACCAGCTTGCCTTGTGACCCAAGGCTTTATGTGGTGCTGCTCATCATTAACACTGGCATTTAGAGGTTTCCATGCCAGAAGAATTGCATGCAAATGAGTACATTTGCGAAAACTGTGGTGGAATGATTAGTTCCCCTCTTAGTTTTGTTATTCTCATGCTACCCTAAACAAACAGGCTTCCCTAATCAAATTAGCAAAACTGACCAAAATATATTATTGTTTCTGTACAACCCTAATGCTGAGATGTGTTGAATTCCCATGAGAACTAATCTCTAGGAAGACAGAAGATATATTAATAAATTTCTTTCCCATGTTGATAAATGTTTATTGTCCTATTAGATACCCATGTAAGTGGATTCTTATAAAATAGCACGTTTGGCTGGAGTGGCATTTAGTCATTTAATTGCACTGGAGAAGTAaaagaatatgaagaaaaataGTAAGAtactttctttgaattttctgaatGAAAGAAATGAACTGGTCACCCTCCCTTCGTCATCTCTGTCATATTCTCTCCTGCACCAATAGTCACTCTCTACCTCTGTTCATGAATCTGGCATAATACAAGGTACATCAACATGTGTTGCATCTATTTTCTGGAtattttcagatgttttcatACTAGGAAGTGAACTGCAACTTTAATTGAATTAATTTGCTGTAGATTTCTAACTCAGAGGTCTACAGTCGGCAATGGGACTAGTCACTGATATTGAAtgtaaattcacatttaaattgaATATCCATTTTTCTCTTCTGGGAAAATATCTGAGGAgttttaaaaacaggatttttaaattattatttcttaaaaccCTGGTGATGTTGAGCCCTGTCAAATAATTAGGGTAAAGGCTTTGTATATCCTGGGCAAATATTGACTGAAATAATACTGTGACTAACTGGATGATTTTGTGGCAATTGTGGTGCAGCTTCACATTATACTCTGTGAAGCCTAAATTCCTATTTTTCTTTAGGACTTTCTTTTCATTTCGTCCTAGCTGATGTTTATATGATGTGTATTTTactatattttctctctctcacttttgAATTGTAACTGACACACTATTTTTTTCTTTGGACTGGTTACAAGTCCAAACTTCGCTCTGCCCATATCACCTGTCATATTTCTACCACTGTTCATCTGCAGCCATTTCTTGGACACCAATTTCTTTTCTATTCTTTCAAAATCTTCCATCCAGTGGAAAGGAGGCAACCATTGTCACATAGGAAAGTGCctcatgctgagtcagaccattgatacCTCTACCTCAGCATTGCCAGTGGTGGAGCATCCATGTTGTATACTGAAGATCCCAAGCATCTTCAGCTAGGGCAGGTGGGAAATAATGTCTGAATGTCTTTCATTGTAGTCAAAACTGAGCTACACGGACCACTGGTTTTGACCCAGTATAAACTGGCTACCTATGTTGTTATGTACACCAGCCTCCCTGAACCTGCTGC
Protein-coding regions in this window:
- the LOC114589704 gene encoding olfactory receptor 14A16-like — its product is MNVKKQSMDNQSSFSEFLLLEFSEVRELQILHSIIFLVLYLATVTGNLLIISAVAFDHHLHTPMYFFLMNLAMQDLGQVSVINPKSMLNSLMNTRYISYSGCVAQVLLFISFMASDFFLLTVMAYDRYVAICKPLQYGVLMNRQAYIQMISSVWISSFFYGVLHTGGTFASPFCSNEVNQFFCEIPQLLKLACTDLYLVEIGVLVLSGVIGVGCFIFIIITYVYIFNAVLKIPSTEGRRKAFSTCLPHLIVYALFVFTGYFAYFKPTSNTSPYLDLAFTVMYSMVPPLMNPVIYSMRNKEIKNALSKLLRLPHSSMKNFSSLIL